One genomic window of Pseudomonas aeruginosa includes the following:
- a CDS encoding YbaK/EbsC family protein, protein MVLREYTQRHRLDAVAPADYHRHLPEQVARGLPSAELVVFRVADEHSDTAAFSARYGFGLEDCANTLVLRYKRDGAEGYAAVVNLGSRRLDVNGAVKALLGARRLSFAAREVATELTGMQFGGITAFGLPEGMPLLVDAAVFERPLVVMGAGVRETKLLLSPALLKDLPGVVVAELSEAG, encoded by the coding sequence ATGGTTCTGCGCGAATACACCCAACGCCACCGGCTCGACGCCGTCGCCCCGGCCGACTACCACCGCCATCTGCCGGAGCAGGTCGCGCGCGGCCTGCCTTCCGCCGAGCTGGTGGTGTTCCGCGTCGCCGACGAGCATTCCGACACCGCGGCGTTCAGCGCACGCTACGGCTTTGGCCTGGAGGACTGCGCCAACACCCTGGTCCTGCGCTACAAGCGCGACGGCGCCGAAGGCTATGCCGCGGTGGTCAACCTGGGCTCGCGGCGGCTCGACGTGAACGGCGCGGTCAAGGCGCTGCTCGGGGCCCGCCGGCTGTCCTTCGCCGCCCGCGAGGTCGCCACCGAGCTGACCGGCATGCAGTTCGGCGGCATCACCGCGTTCGGCTTGCCCGAAGGCATGCCGCTGCTGGTCGACGCGGCGGTCTTCGAACGGCCGTTGGTGGTGATGGGCGCCGGGGTCCGCGAGACCAAGCTGCTGCTGTCCCCGGCACTGCTGAAAGACCTTCCCGGAGTGGTGGTCGCCGAACTCAGCGAAGCCGGTTGA
- a CDS encoding carbohydrate-binding protein has translation MIRIDFSQLHQAREDAAAAMPSIAGKKILMGFWHNWPAGAADGYQQGSFANIALEDVPSEYNVVAVAFMKGRGIPTFQPYNLSDAEFRRQVGVLNAQGRAVLISLGGADAHIELHAGQEQALAAEIVRLVETYGFDGLDIDLEQSAIDLADNQRVLPAALKLVREHYAGQGKHFIVSMAPEFPYLHKNGKYVPYLQALEGVYDFIAPQYYNQGGDGLWVQEANGGKGAWIAQNNDAMKEDFLYYLTESLATGSRDFVRIPAQRLAIGLPSNVDAAATGYVIDPAAVSNAFRRLEAAGHAIKGLMTWSVNWDDGLNKRGERYNWEFRKRYASLIHDGEGGDQRPAAPQGLRLLERGETSLVLAWNASSGQRPIDYYSLYRDGAMVGQSAALGSTDSGLTADTRYSYFVTATDTQGNQSLPSEGLEVSTSGGAVDPQFPQWRENQAYRVDDGVTYEGLRYLCLQAHTSNSGWTPPVAFTLWRPLR, from the coding sequence ATGATCAGGATCGACTTTTCCCAGTTGCACCAGGCCCGCGAAGATGCCGCGGCGGCCATGCCGAGCATCGCCGGCAAGAAGATTCTCATGGGCTTCTGGCACAACTGGCCGGCCGGCGCCGCCGACGGCTACCAGCAGGGCTCGTTCGCCAACATCGCGCTGGAAGACGTGCCGAGCGAGTACAACGTGGTCGCCGTGGCCTTCATGAAAGGGCGCGGCATCCCGACCTTCCAGCCATACAACCTGTCCGACGCGGAGTTTCGCCGCCAGGTCGGCGTGCTCAACGCCCAGGGCCGCGCGGTGCTGATTTCGCTGGGGGGCGCCGACGCGCACATCGAGTTGCACGCCGGGCAGGAGCAGGCGCTGGCCGCCGAGATCGTCCGTCTGGTGGAAACCTACGGTTTCGACGGCCTGGACATCGACCTCGAGCAGAGCGCCATCGACCTGGCCGACAACCAGCGGGTGCTGCCGGCGGCCCTCAAGCTGGTGCGCGAGCACTACGCCGGGCAGGGCAAGCACTTCATCGTCAGCATGGCCCCGGAGTTTCCCTATCTGCACAAGAACGGCAAGTACGTGCCTTATCTGCAGGCCCTGGAAGGCGTCTACGACTTCATCGCGCCGCAGTACTACAACCAGGGCGGCGACGGCCTGTGGGTCCAGGAGGCGAACGGCGGCAAGGGCGCCTGGATCGCGCAGAACAACGACGCGATGAAAGAAGACTTCCTCTACTACCTCACCGAGAGCCTGGCCACCGGCAGCCGCGACTTCGTGCGGATCCCGGCGCAGCGCCTGGCCATCGGCCTGCCGAGCAACGTCGATGCGGCGGCTACCGGCTACGTGATCGATCCCGCCGCGGTGAGCAACGCGTTTCGCCGCCTGGAAGCCGCCGGTCACGCGATCAAGGGCCTGATGACCTGGTCGGTGAACTGGGACGATGGCCTGAACAAGCGCGGCGAGCGCTACAACTGGGAGTTCCGCAAGCGCTACGCCAGCCTGATCCATGACGGCGAGGGCGGCGACCAGCGCCCGGCGGCGCCGCAGGGCCTGCGTCTGCTGGAGCGCGGCGAGACCAGCCTGGTGCTGGCCTGGAACGCCTCCAGCGGGCAGCGTCCGATCGATTACTACAGCCTCTATCGCGACGGCGCCATGGTTGGCCAGAGCGCCGCGCTGGGTTCCACCGACAGCGGCCTGACGGCGGACACCCGCTACAGCTATTTCGTCACCGCCACCGATACCCAGGGCAACCAGTCGCTGCCCAGCGAAGGCCTGGAGGTCAGCACCAGCGGCGGGGCGGTGGATCCGCAATTCCCGCAATGGCGGGAGAACCAGGCCTATCGGGTCGACGATGGGGTGACCTACGAGGGGCTGCGCTATCTCTGCCTGCAGGCGCACACCTCAAACAGCGGCTGGACGCCGCCGGTAGCCTTCACCCTCTGGCGGCCGCTGCGCTGA
- a CDS encoding fumarate reductase/succinate dehydrogenase flavoprotein subunit encodes MNTLEQEYDIVVIGGGTAGPMAAIKAKEHDRELRVLLVDKANVKRSGAISMGMDGLNNAIVPGHATAEQYTREITVANDGIVNQAAVYAYASHSFETLRQLDRWGVRFEKDETGDYAVKKVHHMGAYVLPMPEGHDIKKVLYRQLKRARIPIANRLVCTRLLTDAEGAVNGVLGFDCRSGDFHVIRAKAVILCCGAAGRLGLPSSGYLMGTYENPTNAGDGYAMAYHAGAELANLECFQINPLIKDYNGPACAYVTGPLGGYTANARGERFIECDYWSGQMMWEFHQELEGGNGPVFLKLDHLAEETIQTIEDILHGNERPSRGQFHAGRGTDYRQQMVEMHISEIGFCSGHSASGVWVNEKAETSVKGLYAAGDMAAVPHNYMLGAFTYGWFAGRNAAEYVAGRAFSAVDSAQVERERARIEAPLLREHGLPAAQVEYKLRRLVNDYLQPPKVTRKMELGLQRIQAIAEDLERIKADNPHELMRALEVSVIRDCAEMAARASLFRTESRWGLYHHRVDYPRRDDAAWFCHAHLKKDEQGRMASFRKPVEPYLFAIDEGEQQAYQRLRLRNDAA; translated from the coding sequence ATGAACACCCTGGAGCAGGAATACGACATCGTGGTGATCGGCGGCGGCACCGCCGGGCCGATGGCGGCGATCAAGGCCAAGGAGCACGACCGCGAACTGCGCGTGCTGCTGGTGGACAAGGCCAACGTCAAGCGCAGCGGCGCCATCAGCATGGGCATGGACGGGTTGAACAACGCCATCGTCCCCGGCCACGCCACGGCCGAGCAGTACACCCGGGAAATCACCGTGGCCAACGACGGCATCGTCAACCAGGCGGCGGTATACGCCTATGCCAGCCACAGCTTCGAGACCCTGCGGCAGCTGGATCGCTGGGGCGTCAGGTTCGAAAAGGACGAGACCGGCGACTATGCGGTGAAGAAGGTCCACCACATGGGCGCCTATGTGCTGCCGATGCCGGAAGGGCACGACATCAAGAAGGTGCTCTACCGCCAGCTCAAGCGTGCGCGGATCCCCATCGCCAACCGCCTGGTCTGCACCCGCCTGCTCACCGATGCCGAGGGCGCGGTGAACGGCGTACTCGGTTTCGACTGCCGCAGCGGCGACTTCCATGTGATCCGCGCCAAGGCGGTGATCCTTTGCTGCGGCGCGGCGGGCCGCCTGGGCCTGCCGTCCTCGGGCTACCTGATGGGTACCTACGAGAACCCGACCAACGCCGGCGACGGCTACGCCATGGCCTATCATGCCGGCGCCGAGCTGGCCAACCTGGAATGCTTCCAGATCAACCCGCTGATCAAGGACTACAACGGCCCGGCCTGTGCCTACGTCACCGGCCCGCTGGGTGGCTATACCGCCAACGCCAGGGGTGAGCGCTTCATCGAATGCGACTACTGGAGCGGGCAGATGATGTGGGAGTTCCACCAGGAACTCGAAGGCGGCAATGGCCCGGTGTTCCTCAAGCTCGACCACCTGGCGGAGGAAACCATCCAGACCATCGAGGACATCCTCCATGGCAACGAACGCCCCAGTCGCGGGCAGTTCCACGCCGGGCGCGGCACCGACTACCGCCAGCAGATGGTCGAGATGCACATTTCCGAGATCGGCTTCTGCTCCGGCCACTCGGCCTCCGGCGTGTGGGTCAACGAGAAGGCCGAGACCAGCGTGAAGGGCCTCTACGCAGCCGGCGACATGGCCGCGGTGCCGCACAACTACATGCTCGGCGCCTTCACCTATGGCTGGTTCGCCGGGCGCAACGCCGCCGAATACGTCGCCGGGCGCGCCTTCAGCGCGGTCGACAGCGCCCAGGTCGAGCGCGAGCGTGCGCGGATCGAGGCGCCGCTGCTGCGCGAGCATGGCCTGCCGGCGGCGCAGGTGGAGTACAAGCTGCGCCGGCTGGTCAACGACTACCTGCAACCGCCCAAGGTGACCCGCAAGATGGAATTGGGCCTGCAACGCATCCAGGCCATCGCCGAGGATCTGGAGCGGATCAAGGCGGACAACCCCCACGAGCTGATGCGCGCCCTGGAAGTCAGCGTTATCCGCGATTGCGCGGAGATGGCCGCGCGCGCCTCGCTGTTCCGCACCGAGAGCCGCTGGGGCCTGTACCACCACCGGGTGGACTATCCGCGGCGCGACGACGCTGCCTGGTTCTGCCACGCGCACCTGAAGAAGGACGAGCAGGGACGCATGGCCAGCTTCAGGAAACCGGTCGAACCCTACCTGTTCGCCATCGACGAGGGCGAACAGCAGGCCTACCAGCGCCTGCGGCTGAGGAACGACGCCGCCTAG
- a CDS encoding non-ribosomal peptide synthetase, protein MSASEDLQSAVQPAASEALEGFPLSPLQTRAWRRHAERPENTVVGVRLHAPADPVATLERLRRALDGEAQLRVAYRTMPGMSLPVQVLDGRAADLLVERLPGDGDWAGRFARESARLAASPLGGEGQPVLALGLLLDAAGETLQGLLLAAPAFVVDAASLVALLRRGLGPAGQASADEGDEALLFQHFSEWANEALAGEDGESASGYWREQAAVAAESPLALADDLGEGEWTARRLLPRALLERLAANGLPEAAALLAWTQVAGQFQGDEGLPLEMARLVSGRLFNEFAELAGPFAGVAPLCLENVRAGSVGERLDALQAAILAQEEAAALRDPFAPDWPLAELGFAWLAGELDGAGVAELDCRQPPLGGFLELQVLPHGEGRLASLRVRRDHDGTLAGRLLDAWVECLESIAADRQLPLAGLPLIGAAERERYQAWQGERVEPAPVESLVAAFDLRAALQPQAPALLDAHGSLDFATLRARSEAVAEALLAAGVRPGQAVAVMTGRNREAIVALLGVMRAAAVYTPVNPEFPAARVERMREAGGIVFALADAECAGRAREDFAGACLDLSTLPLAGSGMSLPAPGGRDAAYMIFTSGTSGQPKGVVVEHASALNLSQALARTVYANVVGEGLRVTVNAPFSFDSSIKQILQLLSGHCLVLVPQEVRSDPQRMLGFLEERRIDVLDCTPSLFRLLLQAGLDDAHPALPGRILVGGERFDEASWEVAAGWRRCQVFNLYGPTEATVNASLARVAEHARPTIGRALANVDLHVVDGLGRRKTRGASGELWIGGAGVARGYAGDAGEAAGRFLEEGWPGSGRLYRSGDLVRWRADGCLEFLGRIDEQVKINGYRIELGEIRSALLEHPAVGEAAVLTDEADAAEPGADRRIVAFVTAAEETADESWLEVDLPSGHRVAGLNLNETEYVYQEIFVDEVYSRDGIVLPPDAVVLDVGANIGLFSLYIASRAPRARVVAFEPLAPIRRRLEANLGRYAPQVEVFGIGLSDAEREETFTYYPGYSTFSGIAEYADASGERDVIRRYLSNQGEEGGANLLLDNIDEILDDRLRAEAHRCRLRRLDQVIGELGLERIDLLKIDVQRAEMDVLLGLDDAALAKVRQIVLEVHDKRDGATAGRADALSDLLRRHGFEVSIRQDALLEGTDRYNCYAVRPGYAESLAERIDWRALAPRPAAALGGELSEQALRGFLEARLPAYMLPSRIARVERLPLTAEGKLDRRALLAALAAEAAAQTLEAPANATEAALLEIWKSVLKRPAIGVSDNFFQVGGDSIRLIQMQVMAREAGLAFTLRDVFNHQSIRELARLLAAPASPADAAASSAPRVLEPFALLSAAERKRLPEGLDDAYPMTSLQQGMLLQSEASGDPRLLHNVVLHEVHGRLDGELLARAWAILIGRHAILRTGFDLHGGQVPLQWVHPAAAVAAEVPVHDLCGLDGETRRLRLRAWIEEEQATPFDWSRPPLVRLAALALDERRFALGVAEHHSVLDGWSLQSLVDELLAVYADLLAGVVAREAEAPAVGFRDYVALEREAEANAASALFWLDYLAGARYRPLPGLAEEGPRRMAAVRVDVPADSLSRLRALAERSGLPLRSLLLAVHGRALCRFSDADEVVTGFVSHGRPEEPGADRLLGLFLNTLPCRLSASVDLLDSARRAFDYERASLEHRRHPLAAIRRRNRELRLDSLFNFVDFHQDDAAPTAGVRHGGILDQVVVDVDVPLAVDFEVAGERLEVGFQYAAGRFPAERAEALADAYREALLALLEDPAQPPTAAQAEDSVELRRVLKVLSRVLGRPLAADQGFASAGGHSLLGVQAIAELRRLTGRQLSLGLLQGDPDAREVVRRCHAADAPPLPPATERARALWLQRSGSAQPRLRLIALPPAGGNAGTFRGWDARLPADVELLAIQYPGRQERQDEPFVTDVEAMLCAIDDALLPLLDRPFALVGASLGGMLAYELAARLESLHGLRARQLFVISSRAPGPDLEYPRFHAMGDAELLRTLREYDVLPLEVLDDPELREISLATLRADSRLAADYRYRPREPLAIPITAILGEQDPGVSRAAIDGWRRHASRYELETLAGGHGLVVTAAEEVCAILRQRLAPDVPGGVPANLAT, encoded by the coding sequence ATGAGTGCGTCAGAAGACCTGCAATCCGCTGTGCAACCGGCCGCGAGCGAAGCGCTCGAAGGATTCCCGCTGTCTCCCTTGCAGACCCGCGCCTGGCGCCGCCATGCCGAGCGGCCGGAAAATACGGTTGTCGGCGTGCGCCTGCACGCCCCGGCCGATCCCGTGGCGACGCTGGAGCGGCTGCGCCGGGCGCTGGACGGCGAGGCGCAACTGCGCGTGGCCTACCGGACGATGCCGGGCATGAGCCTGCCGGTGCAGGTACTGGATGGGCGCGCGGCCGATCTGCTGGTCGAGCGCCTGCCGGGAGACGGCGACTGGGCCGGACGCTTCGCGCGCGAAAGCGCGCGTCTCGCCGCTTCGCCCCTGGGCGGGGAAGGCCAGCCGGTACTGGCGCTCGGCCTGCTGCTGGACGCCGCCGGAGAGACGCTCCAGGGGCTGTTGCTGGCGGCGCCGGCGTTCGTCGTCGATGCGGCCAGCCTGGTGGCGCTGCTGCGCCGCGGCCTGGGGCCGGCCGGCCAGGCGAGCGCGGACGAGGGAGACGAGGCGCTGCTGTTCCAGCATTTCTCCGAGTGGGCCAACGAGGCGCTGGCCGGCGAAGACGGCGAAAGCGCCAGCGGTTACTGGCGAGAGCAGGCGGCCGTTGCGGCGGAGAGTCCGCTGGCGCTGGCGGACGACCTGGGCGAAGGCGAGTGGACGGCGCGGCGCCTGCTGCCGCGCGCGCTGCTCGAACGCCTGGCCGCCAACGGCTTGCCGGAGGCGGCCGCCCTGCTGGCCTGGACCCAGGTCGCCGGGCAGTTCCAGGGCGACGAGGGACTCCCTCTGGAAATGGCGCGACTGGTCTCGGGGCGCCTGTTCAACGAGTTCGCCGAGCTGGCCGGACCGTTCGCCGGGGTCGCGCCGCTGTGCCTGGAGAATGTCCGCGCGGGCAGCGTCGGCGAGCGGCTCGACGCCCTCCAGGCGGCGATCCTCGCCCAGGAGGAGGCAGCGGCCCTGCGCGATCCCTTTGCCCCCGACTGGCCGCTCGCCGAGTTGGGCTTCGCCTGGCTGGCGGGCGAACTGGATGGCGCCGGGGTGGCCGAGCTGGATTGCCGTCAGCCGCCGCTGGGCGGGTTCCTCGAGTTGCAGGTGCTGCCCCACGGCGAAGGCCGGCTGGCCAGCCTGCGGGTCCGCCGCGACCATGACGGAACGCTGGCCGGGCGCTTGCTCGACGCCTGGGTCGAATGCCTGGAAAGCATCGCCGCCGACAGGCAACTGCCACTGGCCGGGCTGCCGTTGATCGGCGCGGCCGAGCGCGAGCGCTACCAGGCCTGGCAGGGCGAGCGCGTGGAGCCCGCGCCGGTGGAATCCCTGGTGGCCGCGTTCGATCTGCGCGCCGCCCTGCAGCCGCAGGCGCCGGCGTTGCTGGATGCCCACGGCAGCCTGGATTTCGCCACGCTGCGCGCGCGCAGCGAAGCGGTCGCCGAAGCGCTGCTGGCTGCCGGCGTGCGGCCCGGCCAGGCGGTGGCGGTGATGACCGGGCGCAACCGCGAGGCGATCGTCGCCCTGCTCGGGGTGATGCGCGCGGCGGCGGTGTACACCCCGGTCAATCCGGAGTTTCCGGCGGCGCGGGTGGAGCGGATGCGCGAAGCGGGCGGGATCGTCTTCGCCCTTGCCGATGCCGAGTGCGCCGGGCGCGCCCGCGAGGACTTCGCCGGGGCCTGCCTGGACCTGTCGACGCTGCCGCTTGCCGGCAGCGGCATGAGCCTGCCGGCGCCGGGCGGGCGCGATGCGGCCTACATGATCTTCACCTCGGGCACCAGCGGCCAGCCCAAAGGCGTGGTGGTCGAGCACGCCAGCGCGCTCAACCTGTCCCAGGCCCTGGCGCGCACGGTATACGCGAACGTGGTGGGCGAGGGCCTGCGGGTGACGGTCAACGCGCCGTTCTCCTTCGACTCCTCGATCAAGCAGATTCTCCAGTTGCTCTCCGGCCATTGCCTGGTCCTGGTGCCGCAGGAGGTGCGCAGCGATCCGCAGCGGATGCTGGGGTTCCTCGAAGAACGGCGCATCGACGTGCTCGACTGCACCCCGTCGCTGTTCCGCCTGCTGCTCCAGGCCGGCCTCGACGATGCCCACCCGGCGCTGCCCGGGCGCATCCTGGTAGGGGGCGAGCGCTTCGACGAAGCGTCCTGGGAGGTCGCCGCCGGCTGGCGCCGCTGCCAGGTGTTCAATCTCTACGGTCCTACCGAAGCCACGGTGAACGCCAGCCTGGCGCGGGTCGCCGAGCATGCGCGGCCGACCATCGGCCGCGCCCTGGCCAACGTCGATCTGCATGTGGTCGATGGCCTCGGTCGTCGCAAGACCCGTGGCGCCAGCGGCGAACTGTGGATCGGCGGCGCCGGGGTGGCGCGCGGCTATGCCGGCGACGCCGGCGAGGCGGCCGGGCGCTTCCTCGAGGAGGGCTGGCCGGGCAGCGGCCGCCTGTACCGCAGCGGCGACCTGGTGCGCTGGCGCGCCGACGGTTGCCTGGAGTTCCTCGGGCGGATCGACGAACAGGTGAAGATCAACGGCTACCGCATCGAACTGGGCGAGATCCGCAGCGCGTTGCTGGAACACCCGGCGGTGGGCGAGGCGGCGGTACTCACCGACGAGGCCGATGCGGCCGAACCGGGCGCGGATCGCCGGATCGTCGCCTTCGTCACCGCCGCCGAGGAGACCGCGGACGAGTCCTGGCTGGAAGTCGACCTGCCCAGCGGGCACCGGGTCGCCGGACTGAACCTCAACGAAACCGAGTACGTCTACCAGGAAATCTTCGTCGACGAGGTCTACAGCCGCGACGGCATCGTCCTGCCGCCGGACGCGGTGGTCCTCGACGTCGGTGCCAACATCGGCCTGTTCTCGCTGTACATCGCCAGCCGCGCGCCGCGCGCGCGAGTGGTCGCCTTCGAGCCGCTGGCACCGATCCGCCGGCGCCTGGAGGCCAACCTCGGACGCTACGCACCGCAGGTCGAGGTATTCGGCATCGGCCTGTCCGACGCCGAGCGCGAGGAAACCTTCACCTACTATCCGGGCTACTCGACCTTCTCCGGGATCGCCGAGTACGCCGACGCCAGCGGCGAACGCGACGTCATCCGACGCTACCTGAGCAACCAGGGCGAGGAGGGCGGGGCCAACCTGCTGCTGGACAACATCGACGAAATCCTCGACGACCGCCTGCGCGCCGAAGCCCACCGCTGCCGCCTGCGCCGCCTCGACCAGGTGATCGGCGAACTGGGCCTGGAGCGTATCGACCTGCTGAAGATCGACGTGCAGCGCGCGGAAATGGATGTGCTGCTCGGTCTCGACGATGCGGCGCTGGCCAAGGTCCGGCAGATCGTCCTGGAGGTCCATGACAAGCGCGACGGTGCCACCGCCGGCCGCGCCGATGCCTTGAGCGACCTGCTGCGCCGCCATGGCTTCGAGGTGAGCATCCGTCAGGACGCGCTGCTGGAGGGTACCGACCGTTACAACTGCTACGCGGTGCGCCCGGGCTATGCCGAGTCGCTGGCCGAGCGCATCGACTGGCGCGCGCTCGCGCCGCGCCCCGCCGCGGCCCTCGGCGGCGAGCTGAGCGAGCAGGCCCTGCGTGGCTTCCTCGAGGCGCGCCTGCCGGCCTACATGCTGCCGAGCCGGATCGCCCGGGTCGAACGCCTGCCGCTGACCGCCGAAGGCAAGCTCGACCGTCGCGCGCTGTTGGCGGCGCTGGCCGCCGAGGCGGCCGCGCAGACCCTGGAAGCGCCGGCCAATGCCACCGAGGCGGCCCTGCTGGAGATCTGGAAGAGCGTGCTGAAACGCCCGGCGATCGGCGTCAGCGACAATTTCTTCCAGGTCGGCGGCGACTCCATCCGCCTGATCCAGATGCAGGTCATGGCGCGCGAGGCGGGGCTTGCCTTTACCCTGCGCGACGTGTTCAACCACCAGAGCATCCGCGAACTGGCGCGCCTGCTGGCCGCTCCGGCGAGTCCGGCGGATGCGGCCGCGAGCTCGGCGCCGCGGGTGCTGGAGCCGTTCGCCCTGTTGTCGGCGGCGGAACGCAAGCGCCTGCCGGAGGGGCTCGACGACGCCTATCCGATGACCAGCCTGCAACAGGGCATGCTCCTGCAAAGCGAGGCCAGCGGCGATCCACGGCTGTTGCACAACGTCGTCCTGCACGAGGTGCATGGACGCCTGGACGGCGAGTTGCTGGCGCGCGCCTGGGCGATCCTGATCGGCCGCCACGCGATCCTGCGTACCGGCTTCGACCTGCACGGTGGCCAGGTTCCCCTGCAATGGGTCCACCCGGCCGCTGCGGTCGCCGCCGAGGTGCCGGTGCACGACCTGTGTGGCCTCGATGGGGAAACACGGCGCCTGCGCCTGCGTGCCTGGATCGAGGAAGAGCAGGCCACCCCGTTCGACTGGAGCCGCCCACCGCTGGTGCGCCTCGCCGCGCTGGCGCTGGACGAGCGGCGCTTCGCCCTGGGCGTCGCCGAACACCATAGCGTGCTGGACGGCTGGAGCCTGCAAAGCCTGGTGGACGAGCTGCTGGCGGTCTACGCCGACCTTCTCGCCGGTGTCGTCGCGCGGGAAGCGGAAGCGCCCGCGGTAGGCTTCCGCGACTACGTGGCGCTGGAGCGTGAGGCCGAGGCCAACGCCGCCTCGGCGCTGTTCTGGCTCGACTACCTGGCCGGCGCCCGCTACCGGCCGTTGCCCGGCCTGGCGGAGGAGGGACCCCGGCGCATGGCGGCGGTCCGCGTGGACGTGCCGGCCGACAGCCTGTCGCGCTTGCGCGCCCTGGCCGAACGCAGCGGCTTGCCCTTGCGTTCGTTGTTGCTGGCGGTGCATGGCCGAGCGTTGTGCCGCTTCAGCGATGCCGATGAAGTAGTCACCGGCTTCGTCAGCCACGGGCGCCCCGAGGAGCCGGGAGCGGACCGCCTGCTCGGCCTGTTCCTGAACACCCTGCCGTGCCGGCTGTCGGCTTCCGTCGATCTGCTCGACAGCGCCCGTCGCGCATTCGACTACGAGCGCGCGAGCCTGGAACATCGGCGCCATCCGCTGGCGGCGATTCGCAGGCGCAACCGCGAGTTGCGCCTGGACAGCCTGTTCAACTTCGTCGACTTCCACCAGGACGACGCCGCGCCGACGGCGGGAGTAAGGCACGGCGGCATCCTCGACCAGGTGGTGGTGGACGTCGACGTGCCGCTGGCGGTGGACTTCGAGGTGGCCGGCGAGCGCCTCGAGGTGGGCTTCCAGTACGCCGCCGGACGTTTCCCCGCCGAGCGCGCCGAGGCGCTGGCCGACGCCTACCGCGAGGCGTTGCTGGCGCTGCTCGAGGACCCGGCGCAGCCGCCCACGGCGGCCCAGGCCGAGGACAGCGTGGAGCTGCGGCGGGTGCTCAAGGTGTTGTCCCGGGTGCTCGGCCGGCCGCTGGCGGCCGACCAGGGCTTCGCCAGTGCCGGCGGGCATTCGCTGCTGGGCGTGCAGGCGATCGCCGAATTGCGCCGGCTGACCGGCAGGCAACTGAGCCTGGGGCTGTTGCAGGGCGATCCGGATGCCCGCGAAGTGGTGCGCCGCTGCCATGCCGCCGACGCGCCGCCGTTGCCGCCCGCCACCGAGCGCGCCCGGGCCCTGTGGTTGCAGCGCAGCGGGAGCGCGCAGCCGCGCCTGCGCCTGATCGCGCTGCCGCCCGCGGGGGGCAACGCCGGCACTTTCCGTGGTTGGGACGCGCGCCTGCCGGCGGACGTGGAGCTGCTGGCGATCCAGTATCCGGGGCGCCAGGAACGCCAGGACGAGCCATTCGTCACCGATGTAGAGGCCATGCTCTGTGCCATCGACGACGCGCTCCTGCCATTGCTCGACCGTCCGTTCGCCCTGGTCGGCGCCAGCCTCGGTGGCATGCTCGCCTACGAACTGGCGGCACGCCTGGAAAGCCTGCACGGCCTGCGCGCCAGGCAGTTGTTCGTGATCAGCAGCCGCGCTCCGGGGCCGGACCTGGAATACCCGCGCTTCCATGCGATGGGCGACGCCGAGTTGCTGCGAACCCTGCGCGAGTACGACGTGCTGCCGCTGGAAGTGCTCGACGACCCGGAGCTGCGCGAGATCAGCCTGGCCACCCTGCGCGCCGATTCGCGCCTGGCCGCCGACTATCGCTACCGCCCGCGCGAGCCGCTGGCCATACCGATCACCGCGATCCTCGGCGAGCAGGACCCGGGCGTCTCCAGGGCGGCCATCGACGGCTGGCGGCGGCACGCCAGCCGCTACGAGCTGGAGACCCTGGCCGGCGGCCACGGCCTGGTGGTGACGGCGGCGGAGGAGGTCTGCGCGATCCTGCGGCAGCGCCTGGCGCCCGATGTGCCTGGCGGCGTGCCGGCGAACCTGGCAACCTGA
- a CDS encoding GntR family transcriptional regulator: MGKLLPLSPVPLYSQLKELLRGRILDGVYPPLSRMPSENELGKAFDVSRITVRQALGDLQKEGLIFKIHGKGTFVARPKAFQNVSTLQGLGESMTQMGYEVINRLHGLRYVPAGARVAERLRVEEGSPVCEIKRVRLVNREPVSLEVTYLPQALGERLEKADLVTRDIFLILENDCGIPLGHADLAIDAVLADADLTRALAVEEGAPIMRIERLTHAADGAPLDFEYLYYRGDAFQYRLRIDRQKGERA; encoded by the coding sequence ATGGGCAAACTGCTCCCGCTTTCCCCCGTGCCGCTGTACAGCCAGCTCAAGGAGCTGCTGCGCGGGCGCATCCTCGACGGCGTCTACCCGCCGCTCAGCCGCATGCCCTCGGAGAACGAGCTGGGCAAGGCCTTCGACGTCAGCCGCATCACCGTGCGCCAGGCGCTCGGCGACCTGCAGAAGGAAGGGCTGATCTTCAAGATCCACGGCAAGGGCACCTTCGTCGCCCGGCCGAAGGCGTTCCAGAACGTCAGCACCCTGCAAGGCCTGGGCGAGTCCATGACGCAGATGGGCTACGAGGTCATCAACCGCCTGCATGGCCTGCGCTACGTGCCGGCCGGCGCGCGGGTGGCCGAGCGCCTGCGGGTGGAAGAGGGCAGCCCTGTGTGCGAGATCAAGCGGGTGCGGCTGGTCAACCGCGAGCCGGTTTCGCTGGAAGTCACCTACCTGCCGCAGGCGCTCGGCGAGCGCCTGGAGAAGGCCGACCTGGTGACCCGCGACATCTTCCTGATCCTCGAGAACGATTGCGGCATTCCCCTCGGCCATGCCGACCTGGCCATCGACGCGGTGCTCGCCGATGCCGACCTGACCCGCGCCCTGGCGGTCGAGGAGGGCGCGCCGATCATGCGTATCGAGCGCCTGACCCATGCCGCCGACGGCGCGCCGCTGGACTTCGAATACCTCTACTACCGCGGCGACGCTTTCCAGTATCGCCTGCGCATCGATCGGCAGAAGGGAGAGCGGGCATGA